A region of Streptomyces sp. TG1A-60 DNA encodes the following proteins:
- a CDS encoding DUF3618 domain-containing protein translates to MAETSDIRTPAEIEADIKRRRDNLAETLDEIGVRVHPKTIVGDAKAKVVSNLDHTLGKAYVSVNRVVGDVRGQFVTEDGAPRIERIVPVALVVVGVVGLLALGTRRRRA, encoded by the coding sequence GTGGCGGAGACCTCGGACATCAGGACCCCGGCCGAGATCGAGGCGGACATCAAGCGCCGCCGCGACAACCTCGCCGAGACGCTGGACGAGATCGGCGTCCGCGTGCATCCCAAGACCATCGTGGGCGACGCCAAGGCCAAGGTCGTATCCAACCTCGACCACACCCTCGGCAAGGCGTACGTCTCGGTCAACCGCGTGGTGGGCGACGTCCGGGGGCAGTTCGTCACCGAGGACGGGGCGCCCCGGATCGAGCGCATCGTGCCCGTCGCCCTCGTGGTCGTCGGGGTCGTGGGGCTGCTCGCGCTCGGGACTCGGCGTCGTAGGGCCTGA
- a CDS encoding co-chaperone GroES, which produces MSEKTQHDKLPIRMLHDRVLVRQDTAEGERRSGGGILIPATAAVGRRLAWAEVVAVGQNVRAVEPGDRVLFDPEDRAEVEVRGVAYALMRERDLHAVAADRFEGSEDSTGLYL; this is translated from the coding sequence GTGAGCGAGAAGACCCAGCACGACAAGCTGCCCATCCGGATGCTGCACGACCGTGTGCTCGTGCGGCAGGACACCGCCGAGGGCGAGCGGCGGTCCGGCGGCGGCATCCTGATCCCCGCGACGGCGGCCGTCGGCCGGCGCCTCGCCTGGGCCGAGGTCGTCGCGGTCGGCCAGAACGTCCGGGCCGTCGAGCCCGGGGACCGGGTCCTGTTCGACCCGGAGGACCGCGCCGAGGTCGAGGTCCGGGGGGTTGCGTACGCCCTGATGCGCGAGCGCGACCTGCACGCGGTGGCCGCGGACCGTTTCGAGGGGTCGGAGGACTCCACGGGCCTGTATCTCTGA
- a CDS encoding transglycosylase domain-containing protein: MPDITPAAPAGKAKKPKRPKRTGWKRLVPTWRMVLGAFVVGVMLIMGAFVLGYSLVHIPKPQDAATKQSNVYLYADGTQIARDGEVNRENVPLSGVSKAAQHAVLAAEDRDFYSEPAIDAKAMVRAAWNTATGKGKQSGSTITQQYVKNYYLAQDQTVTRKVKEFFIAIKLDREVTKHEILEGYLNTSFFGRNAYGIQAAAQAYYGVDADELTAGQGAYLAALVNAPSMYDVVAHPENKNTAVARWNYVLDGMVKEGWLKQSERTGMKFPMPKQATTSSAFSGQRGYLVEAIKSYLYDHRIIDEEALENGGGYRITTTIQPKMQDAFIKAVDDQLMDRLDKKNRKVDNYVRAGGASIDPKTGKVIAMYGGIDYTKQYVNNATRRDYQVGSTFKPFVFASAVENASNNQSGQAITPNTVYDGTNERPVVGWPGETYAPENEDYVNYGDITVRQATDKSVNSVYAQMAVDVGPEKVEKTAIDLGLPEGTPDMNPYPSVALGTATASVLDMTEAYATLANHGRHGTYTMIEKISKDGAAVTLPSTESTQAVSRKAADTTTSILRSVVEGGTATAAQAVGRPAAGKTGTAEEDKAAWFAGYTPDLATVVSVMGQDPETGAHRPLYGAMGLARVNGGGAPTEIWAQFTKAALKGKKVKDFDLDLQVGADVVYTPPSTPADDPGATGDESEGGTTTGGEETGRPDGGTQGGTGDGTATTGGGTTTGGTPTDGGTTSTGGTTTDGGAASTGGTTTDGGTTGDGGVTTDGGTTDGGTTTGGGATEGTFP, from the coding sequence GTGCCCGACATCACGCCCGCCGCGCCGGCCGGCAAGGCGAAGAAGCCCAAGCGGCCCAAGCGCACCGGCTGGAAGCGTCTGGTCCCCACCTGGCGCATGGTGCTCGGCGCCTTCGTGGTCGGGGTCATGCTGATCATGGGTGCCTTCGTGCTGGGCTACAGCCTGGTCCACATCCCCAAGCCGCAGGACGCCGCCACCAAGCAGAGCAACGTGTACCTGTACGCGGACGGCACCCAGATCGCCCGCGACGGCGAGGTCAACCGCGAGAACGTCCCCCTGTCGGGGGTCTCCAAGGCCGCCCAGCACGCCGTACTGGCCGCCGAGGACCGCGACTTCTACTCCGAGCCGGCCATCGACGCCAAGGCCATGGTCCGCGCCGCCTGGAACACCGCGACCGGCAAGGGCAAGCAGTCCGGCTCGACGATCACCCAGCAGTACGTGAAGAACTACTACCTGGCCCAGGACCAGACCGTCACCCGCAAGGTGAAGGAGTTCTTCATCGCCATCAAGCTGGACCGCGAGGTGACCAAGCACGAGATCCTGGAGGGCTACCTCAACACCAGCTTCTTCGGCCGCAACGCCTACGGCATCCAGGCCGCCGCCCAGGCCTACTACGGCGTCGACGCCGACGAACTCACCGCCGGGCAGGGCGCCTATCTCGCCGCACTGGTCAACGCGCCGAGCATGTACGACGTCGTCGCCCACCCCGAGAACAAGAACACGGCCGTCGCCCGCTGGAACTACGTCCTCGACGGCATGGTCAAGGAGGGCTGGCTCAAGCAGTCCGAACGGACCGGCATGAAGTTCCCGATGCCGAAGCAGGCCACCACGTCCAGCGCCTTCTCCGGGCAGCGCGGCTACCTCGTCGAGGCCATCAAGTCGTACCTCTACGACCACAGGATCATCGACGAGGAGGCGCTGGAGAACGGCGGTGGCTACCGCATCACCACCACCATCCAGCCCAAGATGCAGGACGCCTTCATCAAGGCCGTCGACGACCAACTGATGGACAGGCTCGACAAGAAGAACCGCAAGGTCGACAACTACGTCCGCGCCGGCGGCGCCTCCATCGACCCGAAGACCGGCAAGGTCATCGCGATGTACGGCGGCATCGACTACACCAAGCAGTACGTGAACAACGCGACCCGCCGCGACTACCAGGTCGGCTCGACCTTCAAGCCCTTCGTGTTCGCCTCCGCCGTGGAGAACGCCTCCAACAACCAGAGCGGCCAGGCGATCACCCCGAACACGGTCTACGACGGCACCAACGAGCGCCCGGTGGTGGGCTGGCCCGGCGAGACGTACGCCCCCGAGAACGAGGACTACGTCAACTACGGCGACATCACCGTCCGCCAGGCCACCGACAAGTCCGTCAACTCGGTGTACGCGCAGATGGCCGTGGACGTCGGCCCCGAGAAGGTCGAGAAGACCGCGATCGACCTCGGCCTGCCCGAGGGCACCCCGGACATGAACCCGTACCCGTCCGTCGCCCTGGGCACCGCCACCGCGAGCGTCCTCGACATGACCGAGGCGTACGCCACGCTCGCCAACCACGGCAGGCACGGCACGTACACGATGATCGAGAAGATCTCCAAGGACGGCGCGGCGGTCACGCTGCCGTCCACGGAGTCCACGCAGGCCGTCAGCCGCAAGGCCGCCGACACCACCACGTCCATCCTGCGCAGCGTCGTCGAGGGCGGCACCGCCACCGCCGCGCAGGCCGTCGGCCGCCCGGCCGCCGGCAAAACCGGCACCGCCGAGGAGGACAAGGCGGCCTGGTTCGCCGGCTACACCCCCGACCTCGCCACCGTCGTCTCCGTCATGGGCCAGGACCCCGAGACGGGCGCCCACCGTCCGCTGTACGGCGCCATGGGCCTGGCCCGCGTCAACGGCGGCGGGGCGCCCACGGAGATCTGGGCGCAGTTCACCAAGGCCGCCCTGAAGGGCAAGAAGGTCAAGGACTTCGACCTGGACCTCCAGGTGGGCGCCGACGTCGTCTACACCCCGCCCAGCACCCCCGCCGACGACCCCGGCGCCACCGGCGACGAGAGTGAGGGCGGCACCACCACGGGCGGCGAGGAGACCGGCCGGCCCGACGGCGGCACCCAGGGCGGCACGGGCGACGGAACCGCCACCACCGGCGGCGGCACGACGACGGGCGGCACCCCCACGGACGGCGGTACGACGTCGACGGGCGGCACGACCACCGACGGAGGCGCCGCCTCCACGGGCGGCACGACGACGGACGGCGGAACCACCGGCGACGGGGGCGTGACGACCGACGGAGGCACGACGGACGGCGGCACGACGACCGGAGGCGGGGCGACGGAGGGGACGTTCCCCTAG
- a CDS encoding ABC-2 family transporter protein, protein MGTGRLYAAVAAGGFRRYATYRVATAAGVFTNTVFGFILAYTYMALWHEKPHLGGYDQAQALTYVWVGQAMFAVMVLGSAGFEEELIERIRTGDIAVDLYRPVDLQLWWLAADLGRALFQLLGRGVVPMMCGALFFDLALPSGPLPWLACLVAVALGAVVSFAIRYIVALWAFWLLDGAGAMQITWLTGVFFSGMLLPLNVFPGALGELARALPWSALLQAPADVLLGEADPWGTYAFQLAWAAVLLAVGRLIQSAATRKVVVQGG, encoded by the coding sequence GTGGGCACAGGGCGGTTGTACGCCGCCGTCGCCGCCGGTGGGTTCAGGCGGTACGCGACATATCGGGTGGCCACCGCGGCTGGGGTGTTCACCAACACCGTCTTCGGCTTCATCCTCGCATACACCTACATGGCCCTCTGGCACGAGAAGCCCCACCTCGGCGGCTACGACCAGGCGCAGGCCCTCACCTATGTATGGGTCGGTCAGGCCATGTTCGCGGTGATGGTGCTGGGAAGCGCGGGATTCGAGGAGGAGCTGATCGAGCGGATCCGCACGGGCGACATCGCGGTGGACCTGTACCGGCCGGTCGACCTCCAGCTGTGGTGGCTCGCCGCCGACCTGGGCCGGGCCCTGTTCCAACTGCTCGGCCGGGGCGTCGTCCCCATGATGTGCGGCGCGCTCTTCTTCGACCTGGCGCTGCCGTCCGGCCCGCTGCCCTGGCTCGCCTGTCTCGTCGCGGTCGCCCTGGGCGCCGTGGTCAGCTTCGCGATCCGGTACATCGTCGCCCTGTGGGCGTTCTGGCTCCTCGACGGCGCCGGAGCGATGCAGATCACCTGGCTCACCGGGGTCTTCTTCTCCGGCATGCTGCTGCCGCTCAACGTCTTCCCGGGCGCCCTCGGCGAACTCGCCCGCGCCCTGCCCTGGTCCGCCCTGCTCCAGGCGCCCGCCGACGTCCTGCTGGGCGAGGCCGACCCCTGGGGGACGTACGCCTTCCAACTCGCCTGGGCGGCGGTGCTGCTGGCGGTCGGGCGGCTGATCCAGTCGGCGGCGACGCGGAAGGTGGTGGTCCAGGGTGGCTGA
- a CDS encoding ABC transporter permease: MADLDERADGRPVAPVREAGTEDPFGEYGTYRRVRDGLRAYRMIAAMWIRSTMAYRASFAMTTFGNFAATSFDFVAILLMFSQVDELGGFSLPEIALLYGTSAVAFGLADLMIGSMDRLGRRVRDGTLDTLLVRPVPVLAQVAADKFALRRLGRVTQGLFVLGYALTTLDIAWTPAKVLMIPLMVGSGGLIFAAVFVGGAAFQFVAQDASEVQNAFTYGGATLLQYPPALFAKDLLRGVTFVLPLAFVNWVPGLYVLGRPYPLDLPSWLAFAPPLVGVACCALAGVAWRAGLRSYRSTGS, from the coding sequence GTGGCTGACCTCGACGAGCGCGCGGACGGACGCCCGGTCGCACCGGTCCGGGAGGCGGGCACGGAGGACCCGTTCGGCGAGTACGGCACGTACCGCCGTGTACGGGACGGGCTGCGCGCCTACCGCATGATCGCCGCCATGTGGATCCGTTCCACGATGGCCTACCGCGCCTCCTTCGCGATGACGACGTTCGGCAACTTCGCGGCGACCTCCTTCGACTTCGTCGCGATCCTGCTGATGTTCTCCCAGGTCGACGAGCTCGGCGGCTTCTCCCTGCCCGAGATCGCCCTGCTGTACGGCACCTCCGCCGTCGCCTTCGGGCTCGCGGACCTGATGATCGGTTCGATGGACCGGCTCGGGCGCCGGGTCCGCGACGGCACGCTGGACACCCTCCTGGTCCGCCCCGTCCCGGTGCTCGCCCAGGTCGCCGCCGACAAGTTCGCGCTGCGCCGCCTGGGCCGGGTCACCCAGGGGCTGTTCGTCCTCGGGTACGCCCTGACGACGCTCGACATCGCCTGGACCCCGGCCAAGGTGCTGATGATCCCGCTGATGGTGGGCAGCGGCGGGCTGATCTTCGCGGCGGTGTTCGTCGGGGGCGCGGCCTTCCAGTTCGTCGCGCAGGACGCCTCCGAGGTGCAGAACGCCTTCACCTACGGCGGCGCGACCCTCCTGCAGTACCCGCCGGCCCTCTTCGCCAAGGACCTGCTGCGCGGCGTGACCTTCGTCCTGCCGCTCGCCTTCGTCAACTGGGTGCCCGGGCTCTACGTCCTGGGCCGCCCCTACCCGCTCGATCTACCGTCCTGGCTGGCGTTCGCGCCACCGCTGGTCGGGGTGGCCTGCTGTGCGCTGGCGGGGGTCGCGTGGCGGGCGGGGCTGCGTTCGTATCGGAGCACGGGGAGTTAG
- a CDS encoding ATP-binding cassette domain-containing protein, with amino-acid sequence MSDDDRFIELDRIEKVFDVRRKTGFLRRERREVRAVDSISFTVARGEMVGYIGPNGAGKSTTIKMLTGILTPSGGRLRVAGIDPSRERTRLARRIGVVFGQRTTLWWDLPLIDSYRLMRRMYRVPDARYRQNLDRCVELLELADLLDVPVRQLSLGQRMRGDIAAALLHDPEVLYLDEPTIGLDVISKARVREFLRNLNTEQGTTVLLTTHDLQDIEQLCRRVMVIDHGRLMYDGPLAGLHEVGESERTLVVDLERELPPVEAEPARVVRVEGPRQWLAFPASESAAPLVARIASRYPLVDLSVREPDIEAVIARMYAQQAERVGETGQAVP; translated from the coding sequence ATGAGCGACGACGACCGGTTCATCGAACTCGACCGGATCGAGAAGGTCTTCGACGTCCGCAGGAAGACCGGGTTCCTGCGGCGGGAGCGGCGGGAGGTGCGGGCCGTCGACTCGATCTCCTTCACGGTGGCGCGCGGCGAGATGGTCGGCTACATCGGGCCGAACGGCGCGGGGAAGTCCACCACCATCAAGATGCTGACGGGCATTCTGACGCCGAGCGGGGGACGCCTGCGGGTCGCCGGCATCGACCCGTCCCGTGAGCGGACGCGGCTCGCCCGGCGGATCGGGGTGGTGTTCGGGCAGCGTACGACCCTGTGGTGGGACCTCCCGCTGATCGACTCCTACCGCCTGATGCGCCGTATGTACCGCGTCCCCGACGCCCGTTACCGCCAGAACCTCGATCGCTGTGTCGAACTCCTCGAACTGGCGGACCTGCTGGACGTGCCCGTACGGCAGCTCTCGCTCGGCCAGCGCATGCGCGGCGACATCGCGGCGGCCCTGCTGCACGACCCCGAGGTGCTGTACCTGGACGAGCCGACGATCGGGCTCGACGTGATCAGCAAGGCCAGGGTCCGCGAGTTCCTCAGGAACCTCAACACCGAGCAGGGCACGACCGTGCTCCTCACCACGCACGACCTCCAGGACATCGAGCAGCTCTGCCGCCGGGTGATGGTCATCGACCACGGGCGCCTGATGTACGACGGCCCGCTGGCCGGGCTGCACGAGGTGGGCGAGAGCGAGCGCACCCTCGTCGTCGACCTGGAGCGCGAACTCCCGCCGGTCGAGGCCGAGCCCGCCCGTGTCGTACGGGTCGAGGGGCCCCGGCAGTGGCTCGCCTTCCCCGCGTCGGAGTCGGCGGCGCCGCTGGTCGCGCGGATCGCCTCGCGGTATCCGCTGGTGGACCTGTCGGTCCGGGAGCCGGACATCGAGGCCGTGATCGCCCGGATGTACGCGCAGCAGGCAGAGCGGGTGGGGGAGACGGGTCAGGCCGTGCCGTAG
- a CDS encoding DUF1707 domain-containing protein has protein sequence MTDDLPDLPAAADLRASDADRERVCEQLRDALAEGRLDMEEFEERLDATYKARTYGELAPITRDLPGAGAVAPPAVVPSAVSLVKGPAENAGWPERVVGGEGTSTWSVAVMSGFERKGRWTVPRRFDCLAFWGGGELDLRDAYFAEREVTINCVAIMGGVNVIVPPGVEVVVRGIGIMGGFDHREEGEPGEPGAPRVIVTGFAFWGGVGVERKLPKAERQRLKEARRQERRERRVARREARRELHSPHRDHTHAMHEAHRDAVEQVREAMRSERERRRKREY, from the coding sequence ATGACGGACGACTTGCCGGATCTTCCGGCTGCCGCGGACCTTCGTGCCTCCGACGCCGATCGTGAACGCGTCTGCGAACAACTGCGGGACGCCCTCGCGGAGGGGCGGCTCGACATGGAGGAGTTCGAGGAGCGGCTCGACGCGACGTACAAGGCGCGGACGTACGGAGAGCTGGCGCCGATCACCCGTGATCTGCCCGGTGCGGGGGCCGTGGCACCGCCGGCCGTCGTGCCGTCGGCGGTCTCGCTGGTCAAGGGGCCCGCGGAGAACGCGGGTTGGCCCGAGCGCGTCGTCGGCGGTGAGGGCACGTCCACGTGGAGCGTCGCGGTCATGTCCGGGTTCGAGCGCAAGGGGCGCTGGACGGTGCCCCGGCGCTTCGACTGCCTCGCGTTCTGGGGCGGCGGCGAGCTGGATCTGCGGGACGCGTACTTCGCGGAGCGTGAGGTCACCATCAACTGCGTGGCGATCATGGGCGGGGTCAATGTGATCGTGCCGCCGGGCGTCGAGGTCGTGGTCCGGGGGATCGGGATCATGGGCGGGTTCGACCACCGGGAGGAGGGCGAGCCGGGCGAGCCGGGCGCCCCCCGGGTGATCGTCACCGGGTTCGCGTTCTGGGGCGGCGTCGGGGTCGAGCGGAAGCTGCCGAAGGCCGAGCGGCAGCGGTTGAAGGAGGCGCGGCGGCAGGAGCGGCGGGAGCGGCGGGTGGCGCGGCGCGAAGCGCGGCGGGAACTCCACTCCCCCCACCGCGATCACACGCATGCGATGCATGAGGCCCATCGCGACGCCGTGGAACAGGTGCGGGAGGCGATGCGATCGGAGCGGGAGCGGCGCCGGAAACGGGAGTACTAG
- a CDS encoding SGNH/GDSL hydrolase family protein: MAVSAAIYVGVGIDGGDRRPATFARAPHNSAAPASTGVWVGAWAASPSGSEPGTETNGLAGHSVRNVVHTTAAGTSARVTLSNLYGQQPLTITHASLAVAAAPDTPAAAADTMRRLTFAGNPTVVIAAGRQVVSDAVRVPIPHGGDVLITTYSPTPSGPTTYHAHARQISYTAEGDRTADVTGEPYTTQTLHWRYVTALDVLSNESDGTVVAFGDSLTDGISSTVGENRRWTDVLSDRLHAAAGSSDAPRYSVVNEGISGNRVLTDGNGRPAENPSGLSRFQRDVLGRTGVKAVVIDLGVNDILRNPGRADPEAITAGLRELVDRSHARGLRVVGTTLMPFHGHRGYTDQRESVRQAVNARIRSGDVFDAYVDFDKALRDPYDLRRLRSDYDSGDHLHPSDKGYARMGEVFDLEKLKGAAPAEL, encoded by the coding sequence GTGGCCGTCTCGGCCGCGATATACGTCGGCGTCGGCATCGACGGCGGCGACCGGCGACCGGCGACGTTCGCCCGCGCACCGCACAACAGCGCCGCCCCCGCCTCCACCGGAGTCTGGGTCGGCGCCTGGGCCGCCTCACCGAGCGGGTCGGAACCGGGCACCGAGACCAACGGCCTCGCCGGCCACTCGGTGCGCAACGTCGTACACACCACGGCCGCCGGCACGAGTGCCCGCGTCACCCTGTCCAATCTCTACGGCCAGCAGCCGCTGACCATCACCCACGCCTCGCTCGCGGTCGCCGCCGCGCCGGACACCCCGGCCGCGGCGGCCGACACCATGCGCCGCCTCACCTTCGCCGGCAACCCGACGGTCGTCATCGCCGCCGGCCGGCAGGTGGTCAGCGATGCCGTGCGGGTGCCCATCCCGCACGGCGGCGACGTGCTCATCACCACCTACTCGCCCACCCCGTCCGGCCCCACGACCTACCACGCGCACGCCCGGCAGATCTCGTACACCGCCGAGGGCGACCGGACGGCGGACGTCACCGGGGAGCCGTACACCACCCAGACCCTGCACTGGCGTTACGTCACCGCCCTGGACGTGCTGAGCAACGAGTCCGACGGCACGGTCGTGGCCTTCGGCGACTCCCTCACCGACGGCATCTCCTCCACCGTCGGCGAGAACCGGCGCTGGACGGACGTCCTCTCCGACCGGCTGCACGCCGCCGCCGGCTCCTCCGACGCGCCGCGCTACAGCGTCGTCAACGAGGGCATCAGCGGCAACCGCGTCCTCACCGACGGCAACGGCCGCCCCGCCGAGAACCCCAGCGGCCTCTCCCGTTTCCAGCGCGACGTCCTCGGCCGTACCGGCGTCAAGGCCGTCGTCATCGACCTCGGCGTCAACGACATCCTCAGGAACCCCGGCCGGGCCGACCCCGAGGCCATCACCGCCGGCCTCCGCGAACTCGTCGACCGGTCCCACGCCCGCGGGCTCCGCGTCGTCGGCACCACCCTCATGCCCTTCCACGGCCACCGCGGCTACACCGACCAGCGCGAGTCCGTCCGCCAGGCCGTCAACGCCCGGATCCGCTCCGGCGACGTCTTCGACGCCTACGTCGACTTCGACAAGGCCCTGCGCGACCCGTACGACCTCCGCCGCCTCCGCTCCGACTACGACTCGGGCGACCACCTCCACCCGAGCGACAAGGGCTACGCACGGATGGGCGAGGTCTTCGACCTGGAGAAGCTGAAGGGTGCCGCTCCAGCAGAGCTGTGA